GTATTACATCTACGAAAATAAATGCAAGGAAATCAATTCCCTTCTAGCAATGAAAACATAAATATACAGCTGCGACTTTCCCCTTTAATCTTGTCATCCGGGGGACTTCTCGAAAAGTCCTCGATGAAGTCGGGAGGGAACCTATCCGAGCCGGCAGATGGGATCGGTGGAAGGAGGCCTTCGGAGGGATCTTTGGAGGGGAGCGAAGATCCGTGAAGTGTGTGTGCCTGCGTCTTTAAGCACCGTCTTTAAACAACACCTTCACCGCCTTCCATATTTCTTGCCTGAAAGAGGGCAGCAGCCTCTCACGACCCACTGCCCCCGGGACCACATGTGACGTACTACAAACCCTATCACCCTAAACAGGCACATCCCCTGATTTGCTGCCTCGAGATGATGAAATTTTGTAGCCCAACATATCTGGAGGACATCAgcttgtgtgtgggggagagatgTGGGACAGGTCAATTTGCTGTAAAAATAGCCTAAACAGAACCAACATtacccactgaaattaatgggaacATCCATGACGACTTTTGTAAGATGctagtgggtgtgtgtgtgtcttatagcTTTAGTAGATACATTTCATACCATAATGTTTTCCGACAACATAATAAATTCTAACGAAATTATGAGATTCACCCCATCCACAGAATAGCATACTGTACTGAGGATGGGAGTACCAATATTAGTCTGTATATCAGTCAATTTATATTTCATTCTCATTGCTAGTTTGCTGTAACTGGCACATGCAGACGTGGGCTCTGAGTTGAATAAGCTGCAACACAGACTATTATGTCGCCTCCTATGGCTATAGGATTGCCACTCACCGCTGTTCTCATGCACGATGGCCGCCTGCAACTTTTTACAAGCTAAGGCTCAAATGTCTGACCACAGGACGGGAGGTGCTGAGCAGTGCAGATCAACCTTGTAAGAGGAAAGCTGCATACATGTGTGTCTCAGAACAGAACTGGAGGGAAAAAGTGACCTGTTGGTTACTAGAATATCTAGAATGCCTCGGCCAAtacagctgtgctgcctgggagaTGCTGAAAGTTGTAGTCGCCAAAGGGtgtgtctctctcccccacccggTTCAGCTCAATGCTGCAAATGAAAACACAATGCTACAGAAAGTGGGAATGCTTTGGGATGTCTGGTCTTCAACCAGCTGCTGGCCATGAGAGCTGAATGGAATCTCCACAATCAAATGCTGGAATGAGTGCCAGATGCTGGGAATCTTCTTGGCCTTCTTGTGAACTTCCTAGAGAGGCATCTGCTTCGCCATGGTGAGAAACAGACCTGAGGGATTAGAGACacccttggtctgatccaacaaggcaacccatctctctctctctcatcttgaAAAGTGCAATGAAGGTATGTTCAACAGACTAGCTAAGTGGACCTAGGTGCACGATGGTCCCATTTTGGTGTGTAAGGTTATCAAGTCAACTCAAAAGTGTCTCTGTTTATGTGAGACATTTTGCCCTGCTCTTCACCCCAAAGCTTCCCTAAACAGCTTACAAAAATCTAAGAAAGTGGAGAGTTCCTGTCTGCAGGCTGACATGCTAAAAGACTGGACACAAAAAGAAACATAGTTaggggggaagaggaaaaaggcAAACTTTCCCTTCTTGCCTACAAAGTTCAAGTAGGACCTTTCATAGATCATAGTGCTGGTTCGAAACCAATGAAAGGGCAACTGCTTCCTTCTCCTTTGGGGCCACAACAGTGGCAGTTGTAGCCAAAGGAGAGAAGTCCATGAGTTTTGCTTGGAGGCTCAGAGACTAATGATAGTGATAGTGACTCCCACTTCCTCTCTTCCTGATCTCTTACGGCCATTAATATTATAAAAGTTGGAAGGAACCATCTGATAGGACGATTTTGAATGTTCCCAGAGACCAAAAGCTGAAGGCTAGATAGGCTGAAAGATGGCCCAATACTGCTTCCTCTGCATGGTGACTTagagcagtgctccccaaccttgggcttccagatgttcttggacttcaactcccagaaatcctggccagcagaggtggtgatgaaggctttctgggagttggggaccactgacttagaggaTATTTGAACCTGATCCTAATCTGGTACATTCACCCAGCCTTTCCTGCTTCATCTCCCCTAggggtgttggactacaattcctagaatcctCTAGCCATTGGCTCTAACTACTAGCCACCCAGGCTTGAGCTTCAGTAACCCAAGGAGGGGCACCACCATCTCAACAAAACCTCTGATAGTAACCAATCATAGGCATGCCTCTAGGAGGTGGAGCAAAAACCTTTAGATGGGATTGGCTCATTGGGCTGCCAGGTCCCCCACAAAGGTTCCGTGAACCTCTAAAGCTGCAGTTCTGTGCATATTTACAAGGGAGTCTGTCGCCTCAAACTGAATGGGGTTAACTTAGCAAGAAGCTGCAAGTGTGTCTTGGGGCTATAATCATGATCTGTTGAGATGGGAAGGTGTCACAGGCCAAGGTTTGGGCCCAGAAACTTTCCCATAGTTTAAATGGGCCACAGAAGAAGGGGAAAGTGGCAACTTGCCCCCTGCGTAAAATACAAATTACAGAAAAGCCCAGTAGAATTAGGAAACCAAAGCAGTCCTGTGCATGTCTAGTGAAGTGCTTTACCTCTGAATAAACTCAGTGAAATTCAGGGGGGTTTTATTGTGAGCACACATCCACAGGGTAACACTGCACCATCCATTTAATCTAGTTATCTCCTTCCGACAGTGGATAGTCAGTATATTTCAAGATGTCCTCAGAACAGACCAGGAAGGTAATgtccatccatagttttttccattctgttttgtaGTACATTCTCTGACTATGGAAGAACTAGTCGGGTAAAAGGACTAGTAAAAAAAGGATGGAAACAGCctccattgattgattgatttatgatGCTATATAAATAATAGTTGTGTTATTTATATAGTGCCATATAAGGACAATGATatagcaagaaaaagaaagaaactagtatttttttaaatgaaagctacACAACCCCAGCTATGTTGGCCACATGAAATGGAGGACCAGGGTCCTACATCTAATTGTTGTGTGTAGTAGTTATGTGCCACTCTCCTGACAAGCTATGTCTGCTGAAATCTTCCACACAACTATCAAAACTACAGAAGCCTGGTCCTCCCCATCATGTGGCCTCTTGAGGCTAAGCACCTCCTGCAGCAGTGAATTCCACAAGTTAACAGTAATGTAAAGAAGATAAAGTACCTCATTTCCTGGAACACAAAAGGCATGCCTTATTCAGGATGAAAATTACTACCCTTTGGCTCAGCTAGAGTAAGTTACTTTTTGAGAAAGCAGAACTCCCAGAACAACTCAGGGAAGTGACCATGAattcagaggattctgggagttggagtccaaaaataaATTGTTGCAAGGCATTTATTTGCTGTTCCCTGCAGACAAAGGATATTGGAGAGAAAGGATACGGGGTCTCAGAATCTACAGCAGGTCTTTAAAAGTAGCAACAACATATGGCTCCCACCGGGGGAAGAACCACCCTTCTTTGAGACATTCCCTTACCGTTTCATGAACCAAGAGGCTCAGCCCGGGGTCAAACTCTTTATTGGAACATATTTGGGAGAGTATTTCCTTCGGGTTATTTTTAGATATCCTTAGATACTTAAAAGCTGATCGAGCATCTTCCTACTCCCCGCATCTTTccgttctttatttaaaataagacACCCCCCTTCCATCATTCCATACGCAGAAAGTAGGTTGTAAAGCGGTTTCCTTTTGTGCATTAGGAGGGCTCAGAGGGAAAAAGGCAGCATTGGGCCGGCCAGGTACAAAGCCCTGGGCTGGCGCGGTGGgaggttggttttgttttgttttgttttgtttgtttgtttctttttttctgagatcTAATGCAAACTGAGGCAAATAAACATATCTCATTTGGAGACCTCTGGACTAGGTGATTGTTCAGAGGGAGTTTCATTTCATCCGTTTGGGTGGTTTTGCGCTTTCTAGACAAAACACTGACAACAGAGTCTGCACGAAAGGGATTCATAAGTGACAAGCTAATACAGTCGCGGTCCAGAAGCACTGGGCTCGAAATTACGCGGCGTCCAGTTGCATCTGCGCGTCCCGATCCACGCACTTGTGACCGGAAATAACGCCTTAATAAAAatccttgttttaaaaacaagtcTATTGCGGTTATAGCTTGCACCCTTACAAAATTTTTTTGGAAACAAGCTTGATCTAGACAAGACGAATAAACATGATTTGGTTAGACAAATCCTAGCAGTGTAttcatttttattggttttttttaaagaaatactttaTATCTCCTTGAATTCGCTGGCCAGTCTTCTGCTAACAATCATGAATTAAACTGCGTCGACAAAGCTCGTCTCTAGCCTGCCTCAGCCCAGGACACCCTGTTATCCACATTTCTTGGGATTTCAGTGCGAGGTaactggatagctctgtggttggAATCAGTGGTATTCTAACGTGCCGAGCTTTTGCTGGAACTTTTCTTTCGGTCTCCGCCACTCGGAGACGAAACTTTTACCTGAAGCAATCTGAAATTCCAGCTGGCTTCAGTGGTGtctacttccaagtaaacatacaGTACTTGAATCTGGATTACGAATCTAAGACGAACCCATTCCGAATCTAAATAAGTCCTTCTAGAAGTAAACCCCGCTGATATGTTGGGATTTATGTTTAAGAATCCTCGGAAATTccgtgtgttttctttttaaactaagTTTTTGAATGAGGCTGAGATTTGGTAAGCCTTTCTGTCATTTGTCCATTGCAATTTTTGGAAGCTCGAGTTTTAGCTACCTGCAAAGATACGCTTTGAACGGACCGTCTGCCTTTGCTAACCTCTGATCCCTGAATCTGAAGATGGGCCATTTAGTTTTGGACTATGCCCCCCAAATTGAAACTGGGCAGCCTTGTTTGGAATTCAGTCGCCAAAGGGGTTGGGTGAAAAATGGTTTCTCACAGCAATCCCGAAATTATTCCCTCCCAATCTTTCCATagcctgctttcttctcctgGAAATATCTATTCCAAGACATTGTGATTCCCAGACTCTAGaaatccctcccacaggaagccaggctggccccatctttgctgtccttccacaagcaggcgtagacctttctcttcagatagaCTTTCCCTAAGTGACTAAAGAAGGATTTTAATATGGAGTGgtctgtatttttgttgcttttgaatctgttttagtaatgcttttacctaacttTTAAATATAGTGTctaattaattccttttaaatatttgaattacttaatgtttttagcttttttaaaCCTACCTTTCTAACGATACAAacatctttttttaaggagaaaggcagttaaaatattttaaattattaaatgcCAGCCTGAATAGCATCCGTCTTTGATCAATAGGCAAGGAGTAATCACTGGCCCTTGAAGTACAGTAATAGCTCTCCCAAAAACTCAACTAGGTTTTCTTTTCTGCCTGCTGCCAAATGGAAAGCACCTCcccaaggaaaaacaacaacaacactcattCTTGAATGTATGTCTGTTTGTATTAAACTGCCCAATTCTGATTTTTGATATGTGGGAAAGCACACTAAGAAGCAGGCTGATACTAAGCACTTTTGCTCCATAGGATAAAATAATACTTAacactgctattattattattattattattattattattattattattattattattattattattattattattattattattattattattattattattattattattaccaccacCTCTGGTTTATGTAGCATAAATTTATCTAGGCAAAAAGCACACGAAATATAGGCAAAAAGGCATATGGGTACTTCTGCTTTATGTGGGCAGGGGAAAATCTAAAGCTTCTACTGTATAGGCAAAAGGCGAATGGCAGTCGGAGGGTTGAAGTCAGCCAAGCTCCGTCGCCTTCGGAAGGAATGGAGACCAAGCCCCGCCGCTCAGACCAAGTAGGGGAACCTATCGATATCCAGGGAGAGGAGGTAAAGAAAAACGGAGGCGAGTTGGCTGGGAAATCCAGCGCTCTAAAACTCGTCATTTTTGGCAGGTGAAAGCGGCTAGACCCGGTAACCGACGTGCTTGTAACGCTAGGCGAGGTCTTCCCCGCCCCGGCCATTCACTGCGGCACCTCCAAAGGAGGGCATTGGTTCTGCTGACTGAGCGCTTTCCAGTTCCTGCCATCGCGACCACCCCTTCCGAGGAGCCGAGGTCACTGACGCCTTCGGTCCTCGCACGGCGCCGTTTTCTGTCAAAGTCCTAGGCACCGTCCAGCCACCGCCAGGGCCACGGATGTCCGTGGGAGAAAGAAGCATATGTAGCCAACTCTCTCCTGTTAAACCGGTCGTTTGAAAGGACCACGTAATTTCTGGCtgtttcgcccccccccccccttcccctggtTCTTTACCGGAGGAACAGAAAATGTTGCcatttgagttttttttaaaaggtggaggGATGAAAGTCCCCTTAATTCATCTCCTCCTGATCCTTTTAGGCACTTCGATAAATCCTAGTGAAATTAATAGAAATACACCCAAGTTCAGCATAAGCGTGTCCATCTACAGAAATAATAAAGGCTGACGTGGTCAAGTGCGGGGCAACCTTTGGCCCGCTCCCTTTAATTCTTTATGCAGATCTCAATGCCGTGGATCGCCTGGTCTACTTTCGGGAAAACGAAGTTAAAAACCGGTGATGTTGCTTTCCGTGCCATCAGAATCTCTGCTGTCACCATCCTCAAGTCTGCGCAGTCCTCTTATTGACGACATTTCCTTTCAAGCTCAGGCCACCATTGGCTAGACGGGCTACTGGATTAGCCGTAAATATACTGGATACACTGTAGCGCTGCACACCTGTTTATGGCATTAGTAAAAATAAAGGCATAATGAAGACAAAGTCCAGCATTTTAAAACTTCTGGAATCGAttagctggggaggtgggggggcttTGCTGCGGGGATTAACCTTCTCATGGAACATAATTTTGGAAGGATCGTGACCtaaatatttcatatattctGCGACTACTATAATCCTAGGCATGCTTCCTGGGGGAACAGCCTGATGGTTCTTCCTTCAGAGTAAATGCACTAGGATAGAACTGTTTGTGCACATTGTAATCACACATCATTGAAACGTCTCCTGTGTGGATCCACCAACCCACAAATACGTTTTTCATCTGCAAGAAATTCTGACGCACTAGTTGTATTTGCCCCAGATCTccccatcctttttaaaattgacGGGCTACATATTTTTGCCATCCGTTAACACAAGTTTAAAAAGGTCTTTATGTGACTATGTTTTTAACTTTCAAGTCCTGCGTCATACTTAGTCAAACTATGGACCAATCGAACTCAGCAATGTCTTTTCCTCGTGGTCCAGCAGCGGATCTCCAGTGTTCTCGAGAAGGGCTCCAgactcagatcttggaaaagttagttttgggGGAGGTTTGGGCCAACACGTGCCAGAACTCTCTGCTACAATGGATGCTTCCTGTCCGGGCTGAGAGACTCTCGGAGAGGCAGTCCCCCCCCTGCACCATACGTTTTCTAAATTCTGCTTCTGTTCAGACTTACCTGGGTTTACTAGGAACCGAACCGGAGATCTGTGGTCTGCCAAGCCTTCCCTTTCCATCCTGACATGAgagtttagatagatagatagatagatagatagatagatagatagatagatagatagatagatagatagatagatagatagatagatagatagatagatagatagatagatagatagatagatagatagatagatagtgatCACAGCCAAAAATGTTTATGCTGAACTGGGAAACAGATGCCTCCTTCCTTATCTCCTAGGCAAATACTCTACTTAAAAGATCTCTTAAAAGGGACAGCGGAAGAACATGGGCTGAATGAGGATTTTCTCATTCGCCTGCGGCTCGTGGCGGGCCAAGAGACTGGGAAAGAGCCTGAGGCCACACGGCTCTAAATCTGATAGGTTTGCACCTCACCCTCTGCCCAGGGTGCAGGAGTCGGGATCATTCCTGATCACAGGCGCGAGTCGCgtcctttccttctccttggaAGGAGGCGCACCGTGGAGAGCAAGCGGGCGGCGCCGCGACCGGGAACCCCACGGGCCCCGCAAGGCGGATTCCACCACCCAGTGCAGCCGgcgagactctctctctctctctctctctctctctctctgcgtgggAGGCGCGCGGCTTACCCGCAAACTTTCTCCGGGCCGCCTCTGCTCCTCTGATTGGTCAAGGGCTGACCAATCCGCTGTCAGAAGAAGCTCGGCCTCTGTACGCtgagttaaaaaaaagttaaggaaggcaaaaaaacaaaaaaagtttgggaagttGCTTCGGCCGCCGAGAGTGGGCGGGCGGGTCCTTTTCGTTTTCtcccgccctcccctcccctcccctcctttgaccgttccttcttccagcaaggGGAGTTTCTGGGGTGCGTGCGCGCCTTGGCTTGTTGTTATTTGGTTTGACGCGCCTGCCCTTTCCCAGCGGCTGCCTCGAGGAGCGTGGCGTGGCCTCGGTTCGCCTCCGGTGATGCGCCCGGCCCCGGAGGCATTGCCCGGCTGAGATCTCCCGGCTTGGCTGAccggcgagcgggcgggcgggctgggcAGAGGAGGCGATCGGCTGGCAGGCGAGGGCGAGCGCCTTCCTCGGGCTGTTGTGCGCGGCGAGGACTCCGCCGGGGTGGCAAGCGGAGCCGGGAGCCGAGGAGGGAGCGGCGGGCCCCGGGCGCCTCGGCAGGATGTACACGGCCGGCCTGGCCCCGTTCTACGCCTCCAACTTCAGCCTGTGGTCCGCGGCGTACTGTGGCCCGGGCGGCCCGGGCGCCGGCGGCTGTTTCGCCTTGGATCCCGCGGGGCTCAAGAAGCCGTCCTTCTGCATCGCGGACATTTtgcacgccgccgccgccgccgccgccgcgggcgGGGAGACGCCGGTGGAGGGCCTGCATGCGGGGGGCCCCTCGGCCAGCCTGGCCGCCCACTTGGGGGCCGCCCATGCCCACGCGCAGTTccaggccgccgccgccgccgccgccgccgctgccgcgtCTCCGCTCCGGCCGACTCCCCTGGTGGCCCCGGACCCTCCGGTCGCCTTCCCCGCCCGGCTTTCGCCTCTCTCGGCGCCTTACCATCACTCCCACCCGCCCCATCCTCAGCGCTCCCCCACCGGGGGCTCCGGCGGAGGCGCCCCGACCCCGGGAAGGGGCCAAAGCCATCAGACCCACCCCGGCTCGGCGCCCGCGCCGCCTTCCAGCAAAGACTTGAAGTTTGGGATTGATCGCATTTTGTCCGCCGAGTTCGACCCAAAACTCAAGGAAAGCAACACGCTGAGAGGTAGAGAAAGCGACCCCGTGGCTTTACGGTCACTGCCCCCCCTCCCACTCCCATTCCGGCCCGAATACAAAACACGcacatcgtgtgtgtgtgtgtatgcatatagaCAGGGAAGCTCCACTTACTTCAGTGGATCTGGACACAAACGCCCGATGGATTGTCGGTCTGTCAACTTGCTGAAgggtgatgtttttattgttgtctGCCTTCAAGAGGCATCTTACTTGTGGCAACccttatagggttttcaagatacgcGAGATATTTGAGTAGTTTTACCCGTGGCACCCGCCCCCATAAGTTGCCATGCCTGAcgagggatttgaactcagctctcCTTACTCCTGCTCTGTGGCTCCATCCATTGTACCATACCGGCTCTCTGATTTATGATTATTTATGGGTCCCATCATACTAAAGCCAGGGCGATCTCTGGCGTATGGGTTTACCTGTGGCAATTGAAAACAGGGGAGGGCGGGTGGAAAGCAGGCGAGGAGACGATCCTCCCGCCGTGCTAGTCAAGCTGTAGTGTTCAGTACAGCTTTAAATtacacttttgtttttgtttttcctttgccgGCGGAGAGAGGAAACtcgggctttgctctttctgttgTTGCACAACGGAAGGAGCTCTTGTGCAATGGAGTTGCCTAAAGTTTCAGaaattatcaggaaaaaaaaagttaggcGAGAATCCCCATCGGGAGCGTTATTTACTTGGGAAGTAAGTCCCGTTGATTTCGGTGCTGCTGTCAAAAACCTATTGGTGCCTCTGCCCTTCTACCGGTTGAGAGTGCGGCGATATCGTCGGCATATTCCAGGCCTCTAACTCGATTCCCAAGGCTGCAGATGTCCTCTTGAGCCCAGTGGGCCTTATTTGTCGCTGGGAAAATGTCCATAGGTTGTACCTGTCGCCTTTGAGTCGATCTTTGCCGCAGGGAGGGGAGAGAACCGAGGCGGCCGCCGTTGGGTTCCTGATGGTCAGACAAGCCTGGGCCTGTATCGGTTCAACCCGTATCAGGATGCAATAAATGTTAAATATGCGCAGTGATTAGAAGGCGGGTGAATTGTACCCAAAGtaatttctttcccccttttgttaAATGTGTCAAGGATTTAATTCCATGAGAGGCTCGTACTTCCCAAGCAAAAGCGAAATAGCTTCGTCATCCAGAGGCACCCTAATGAAAACCAGCTGATTGGATCAAAATCCAGTAGGCCCCAAATCCTAAAACAAGCGCTGTTGCCATTCCTCGACCCCATTTACTTGTTTGCAAAATAAATTAACCCTATACTTCCTTTGGAGATAAATTCGGGCCTGTGGGGTAACGTGAATATATGCATTAAAAGAGAGGTTGGTAAAATTGTAACTCTCCAGAGTCTGGCGGCACCCTAACGGCCTTTACATTTTATTATGGCTTTAGTTGTCGTGGACTGCGATCCACTTCGCTGGGTGTTGCAGCGCATAAAAGCTTCTGCCTTAATTAATGCAAAAACCCTTAAGGTGCTACAAGAgtctttgctgattttgttgctacAGGGCCTTAGCAAAatgaattctccccccccccgacgaATTGCATTGAATAAATATGTAACTTTCGACTTGGGAAAAGAGGGACGAAGTCGAGTGCTTACATCGACAAAAAGAAGTCCCTTTCCCTTTTATCATGTTAATTCCCAGGCCCCAAATTTCCCGGTGCTTCAACCACTTATCTTTCTGCCAGCCCTAGAGGTGTCGGGGAAGGGGCAGGATGGCTCAAGGTTCTTCCCAGCCCGATCCAAATACCCTTATTGAGGAAGGAACGAGCCTTTcggccccccccccggcaggttAAACGGTCTGGTCTGAGTTTCTTGGAAGTTCCGATAAACATCCCTCCAGGCCCCTCAGCTCGAGCTCCACTCCCTTTAACTCGGGTGGAAGCCCCATGCATTCAACGAGACTTGCTCCCAAGTAAGCCTTGCAAGTAATGACGGGCTTTCTCAATCGGTCTGGCTGGGAAAGCTGGAGTCTCCTTGAAGCGAGGGCCCCGCGGAGCCCAGCTTTTCCGCTGTCGCCGTCTGAAGAAGCGAGCTGGACAAACGGAAAGCTCGCCTTGTTTGTTAGGTTTCTGGTGACCCCATGAAGGTTCTGTGCCCCCCCCATCCTAAATGTTGGCGTCTAGGGAATAAATCTCAGAGTCTTGAACCTCACGGGGAGGGTAGGTGTTTGTGCGCGAGCAGAGGCGGGTGGGAGAGCTTCCCGTTTCGCTCCTGTGCGCGCACCCTTGGCCACAAACGCCCCCGAGCGAGAAGGGAGTCCCTGCGGAGCATTAGCCACACAGTGTCACCGGACCCTCCTTCCATCGGCgggcttcctctccccccccccaatgcattcAGGGGTCGGCCTGTAAGTCGGTTGAACTTGCTCCGGGTCCTGCGCCTCTTTTCTCTCTGCCTGTAACCGAGCTCTCCTTATTCCTGTGCCCACAGATCTGACCTCCTTATTAAGCACCAGCCGCCCAAGCGGGGTTCACGTCCCTTCCTTACAGCCTCCGGCCGGCCAGTTCTTCGCCTCTCTAGAACCCATTAACGAGACCTCCGGAGTCCTGGGGACTTTAAACACAACCCCACGGAATTCAGTTCAGCACCAGTTTCAGGACACTTTTCCAGGTAcaaagtcttttaaaacccagCCCTGCCACTGCCACAGCTGAATTCAACCGGGCACCCTAAGCGTGTATGCgagtggactacaactcccatgaggcCTCGGGCAACATAGCCAAGATGGTGGGACTTGCAGTCAAATACCACTGTGGGCGCCAGGTTGGAGAAAGCCAGATCTGTGTTTCTCTCGTTGCATTCCTGTGCATCTTTACGTGGGAGTAAGTGCCGTGGAATTCGATGGAGCTTGCTTCCTAGTA
The Pogona vitticeps strain Pit_001003342236 chromosome 1, PviZW2.1, whole genome shotgun sequence genome window above contains:
- the HLX gene encoding H2.0-like homeobox protein isoform X2; the protein is MYTAGLAPFYASNFSLWSAAYCGPGGPGAGGCFALDPAGLKKPSFCIADILHAAAAAAAAGGETPVEGLHAGGPSASLAAHLGAAHAHAQFQAAAAAAAAAAASPLRPTPLVAPDPPVAFPARLSPLSAPYHHSHPPHPQRSPTGGSGGGAPTPGRGQSHQTHPGSAPAPPSSKDLKFGIDRILSAEFDPKLKESNTLRGPYAVLTKDTLPQTYKRKRSWSRAVFSNLQRKGLEKRFEIQKYVTKPDRKQLAAMLGLTDAQVKVWFQNRRMKWRHSKEAQAQKDKEKEPAEKAAGGAVPIVEGETERSPSRSEGESESSESESLDLEPGSDAERTEAGAAPDQPLPRHSPELHQSAVSEPAVHPEPLPSAPMGLDQVKESLRCPEPAFCLRDSP
- the HLX gene encoding H2.0-like homeobox protein isoform X1 produces the protein MYTAGLAPFYASNFSLWSAAYCGPGGPGAGGCFALDPAGLKKPSFCIADILHAAAAAAAAGGETPVEGLHAGGPSASLAAHLGAAHAHAQFQAAAAAAAAAAASPLRPTPLVAPDPPVAFPARLSPLSAPYHHSHPPHPQRSPTGGSGGGAPTPGRGQSHQTHPGSAPAPPSSKDLKFGIDRILSAEFDPKLKESNTLRDLTSLLSTSRPSGVHVPSLQPPAGQFFASLEPINETSGVLGTLNTTPRNSVQHQFQDTFPGPYAVLTKDTLPQTYKRKRSWSRAVFSNLQRKGLEKRFEIQKYVTKPDRKQLAAMLGLTDAQVKVWFQNRRMKWRHSKEAQAQKDKEKEPAEKAAGGAVPIVEGETERSPSRSEGESESSESESLDLEPGSDAERTEAGAAPDQPLPRHSPELHQSAVSEPAVHPEPLPSAPMGLDQVKESLRCPEPAFCLRDSP